In Exiguobacterium acetylicum, the genomic stretch GAATTCATCGATTCGACTGTATTCGTCCATCATCCATGCCATGATTTGCGAGTTCGTGAAGACGTCAGGTGCTGGAATATCCTTCGTCGGTCCAACGATTTGACTGATCGCACGGACATATCCACGGCTGAGACGTTCGATTTCACGGAAGCTCATTTCACGTGGATCACAGATGATTCCGCCTTTACCGCCGCCGTATGGTAAGTCAACGATACCTGCCTTTAGACTCATCCAGACGGATAATGCTTTGACTTCAACTTCCGTCACGTTCGGGTGGAAGCGAATTCCACCTTTCGTTGGTCCAACGGCATCGTTATGTTGCGCACGATATCCTGTGAAGATTTTTGTCGAACCATCATCCATCCGTACCGGAATCCGGACTGTCAACATCCGGAGTGGTTCTTTAAGTAATTCGTACATCTCGTCTGGATAACCAAGTTTCCCTAGTGCCTCCTTGACGATTTCTTGTGTCGCTTCCAGTACGTTCTTGCGGTGATTCGCATGTTGTTGGTCAGTGATCATTCCAACGTTCCTCCCCATAAGTGGCATCCCCTATGCCGTTTCCTTGTTCGGATAAAGTATACTCTTTTCTCGAACGTAATGAAAGGGGTTACGCCTATATTTGTAAGCGCTTTCTCACTTCTTTTCCTAGGATATCATTGATTTTGTTGTTTTGTTTGACGATGTCGTTCGATCGCCAGTTCCATGAAATATTCGACCAATTCCGGATATTCGATTCCCACTGCTCGTGCACCGTCCGGGAATAAACTTGTCGAAGTCATACCAGGAAGTGTATTCGTTTCCAAGATGACTGGATTTCCGGATTCCGGCACGAGGAAATCAGATCGCGAGTATCCTGCACAGCCAAGTACTTGATGCGCTTTAACAGCCCATTCTTGAAGTTTTTCTGTCGTTGCTTCATCCAGCTCAGCAGGACAAATATGCTCCGAACCTCCGATGGCATATTTGGATTCATAGTCATAAAAGGCGTTCTTCGGAATGATCTCGATAACAGGTAGTGCTTTTTCTGCCCCTTTATGACCGACGACAGGGACTGTCACTTCACGTCCTTTAATGAACTGTTCGACAAGCACTGCATCGTCCGCTTCAAAGGCTTTCGCGATTCCTTCACGTAACATCGTCTCATCTTGAGCAATCGTCAATCCGTTTGATGAGCCTTCTTGTGCTGGTTTGACGACACAAGGAAATTGACCATTCCACTCTGCGATTTTTGCTTCGATATCATCTCCACGCTCTAACAGCACATCACGGGCGATTGTAATGCCTGCTTTATCAAAGTGAACTTTCGAACGTGCCTTATCCATCGCAAGCGCTGACGCTAAAACACCTGAACCTGTATATGGAATGTCTGCCAGTTCAAGCAATGCTTGTACGCGTCCATCTTCACCAATTTTCCCGTGAAGAGCGATGACAGCCACATCTACATCCAGCTGGAAGAGTTCATGCGCTTGATCAGGGTGGAAATCAACAGCCGTGACCTCATGCCCTTTACTGTTTAATGCTTCCATGATCGACTTTCCACTGTTTAATGAAACCTCCCGTTCTCCTGAAGTCCCACCGTATAATACTGCCACTTTCATCCTACTTCACTCCTTCTTCTTACGTTCAATGATTATCATACCATCCTTCTGACGATGAAAAAATACAAAATGGTGCCACTTCCAGCAGAAGACAAAAGGTGCGGCATCCCCCTATGAGGGAATGTCGCACCTGATGTTTTACATATTAAACTGTTCAGCTATCGTTGCGACGGCATGTTCGGCCTGAATTGTTTTCCCATACTCCGCCATGACAAGTGGACTTTTGGGGCTCGGTTCACCGTATTCAGACAAAATCGTCGTCACCGTCTGCTCGAGCGCCTCATTCATTCGTTCTTGGAAATAGAGATAATAGCTTCCCTCGAAGAAGTAGAGGCTACCACCTGTCTCTGTCCGAGGCATATGTCGCAATAATCCATGACTCGCTTGAATGACGTCTTCTAGCGATTGTAGAGCATATAAGACGTGATGGACGATATCAACTGTCATACGGATTTCGACTTGATCGAACTCCTCGTTCACCTCTTCTGGCAAATCGCCTTCACGACGTACATCAACGAGCATCCCGTCATTCGGAAAGAATGTAACGAAAAATTCGAGTGTTCCCGCTGCTTGAAAACCAAAATTCGATTCGGCTTCTTCTAA encodes the following:
- a CDS encoding D-alanine--D-alanine ligase encodes the protein MKVAVLYGGTSGEREVSLNSGKSIMEALNSKGHEVTAVDFHPDQAHELFQLDVDVAVIALHGKIGEDGRVQALLELADIPYTGSGVLASALAMDKARSKVHFDKAGITIARDVLLERGDDIEAKIAEWNGQFPCVVKPAQEGSSNGLTIAQDETMLREGIAKAFEADDAVLVEQFIKGREVTVPVVGHKGAEKALPVIEIIPKNAFYDYESKYAIGGSEHICPAELDEATTEKLQEWAVKAHQVLGCAGYSRSDFLVPESGNPVILETNTLPGMTSTSLFPDGARAVGIEYPELVEYFMELAIERHRQTKQQNQ
- a CDS encoding adaptor protein MecA, encoding MRFEQMKQGHLRVFITKQELSLHDVRPETLAVGKGQALLRNLLEEAESNFGFQAAGTLEFFVTFFPNDGMLVDVRREGDLPEEVNEEFDQVEIRMTVDIVHHVLYALQSLEDVIQASHGLLRHMPRTETGGSLYFFEGSYYLYFQERMNEALEQTVTTILSEYGEPSPKSPLVMAEYGKTIQAEHAVATIAEQFNM